The following proteins are encoded in a genomic region of Magnolia sinica isolate HGM2019 chromosome 1, MsV1, whole genome shotgun sequence:
- the LOC131252528 gene encoding NDR1/HIN1-like protein 10 gives MANDHQHKPVTGYPAAQSSYPPHISGTAYPYPAPPPAPYYPTNPYPPPPPQYDPRRALFLRRLIAAAIAVFIIIGAIIFIFWLVLRPRLPEFTVRSVSVSRFNISSSQLTANWDISLSALNTNTKMAIYYDRVEASVFYGSDLLSETTLAPFYQGKRNLTTVRATLAAVSEYVRDGVVRDLSEDRARRGSVNFHVKLLAWVRFRSGAWRTRRHLLRVFCEDVRVGLPSAARVGTLVGQPRECEVDL, from the coding sequence atGGCAAACGATCATCAACACAAGCCTGTAACAGGATACCCCGCAGCGCAATCTAGCTATCCGCCGCACATAAGCGGCACCGCCTACCCTTATCCTGCGCCACCCCCGGCCCCTTACTACCCTACAAACCCTTATCCTCCACCCCCGCCTCAGTACGATCCCCGCCGCGCGCTCTTCCTCCGCCGTCTGATCGCGGCCGCCATTGCCGTCTTCATCATAATCGGCGCCATTATTTTCATCTTCTGGCTCGTCCTCCGTCCACGCCTCCCCGAATTCACCGTCCGTTCCGTCTCGGTCTCTCGCTTCAACATCTCTTCGTCCCAGCTCACCGCCAACTGGGATATCTCCCTCTCCGCCCTCAACACCAACACCAAGATGGCAATATACTACGATCGCGTTGAGGCGTCTGTATTCTACGGTTCTGATCTCCTCTCCGAGACAACCCTCGCGCCATTCTACCAGGGGAAGCGGAATCTCACCACTGTGCGGGCCACGCTCGCTGCGGTGTCAGAGTACGTCCGTGATGGCGTGGTGCGGGACTTGTCAGAGGACCGCGCCCGTCGGGGGTCTGTGAATTTCCACGTTAAGCTGCTTGCCTGGGTGCGGTTCCGGTCTGGGGCATGGCGGACGAGGCGGCACCTCTTGCGGGTCTTCTGTGAGGATGTGAGGGTTGGGTTGCCATCAGCTGCGAGGGTGGGCACATTGGTGGGCCAACCGAGGGAGTGCGAGGTCGATCTCTGA